DNA sequence from the Pirellulales bacterium genome:
GTCTGCTCGACGAAGGCTTGCACGGCCTCGCCGCTCGTCAGATTGAAAGCGATCGATTCCGTACCGCCGCCGATCACAAGCTGGCCGTCGGCCGAGAAGGCTACGCTCTTCACCGGCGCGGTGAAGCCGGCAAACGGCGGCTTGGGTCCGGGCGAGCCGTTGCCAACGTTGAACACGCGCACCGTCTTGTCTTCGCCCGCCGTCGCCAGCCAGTTGCCGTCGGGGCTGATGGCAAGGGCGTGAACGGGACCGCCGGCCTGTGCGGCGTAGCGCTGAGCACCGTCGCCCGTCTGGAAACCACGCACGGTCCCGTCGGCGCCGGCAGTGAGGACCAGACCGCCGTCATTCGAGTAGACGAGGCCGCTGATTTTGCCCGTGTGTCCAATGAATGGCCGCTGGAAGTGAAGCGTGAGTTGTTGCACCAGCTTGCCGGCGCTGCCGGTCAGAATCTCGTTGGGATTGGCGGCGAATTGGACAAACGTGACGCCGCCTTCGAGCGAAAAGCTTTCGATGAGTGCCGCACGGGCAACATCCCAGGCGATGGCCCGTTCGCCGGCGCCGGCCGATACCAGCCGCATGCCGTCGGCGCTGAAGCCGACCGACGCAACGCCGGCCGCGTGGCCCGTGAGGTTGGCGAGCAATTTGCCGTCGCCGAGCTGGAACACCTTGACCGTATTGTCGGCGCATCCCACGGCCACACGGCTGTCGTCGCGCGACAGCGCAAACGCGGTCGCCACGGCGCCCACGGCGATCGAGCCGGTCTGCTGGCCATCGGCCGGATTCCAGCTTCGCACCGTCTGATCGGCCGATGCGGAAATGACCCGTTGGTTATTGCTCGTCATGGCGACGCCGACGATAGGTCCGCCATGCCCGGCAAAGCTCTTCAGTTCCGCTCCGTCGGCGACGTTCCATAGCTTGAGACTGTTGTCGGCCGCGCCGGAAACAACCTGGCCGCCGCCGGCATCGAACGCCACGGCGGTCACGGCTTGCGTGTGCCCGGCGAACTTGGAAATCGGCTGGCCGTCGGCCAGGTTCCAAACGCGGGCGGTCTTGTCTTGCGAGCCGGACACGAGCTTCGCCGCGTCGGCGCTGAAGGCGACGGCGGTGATCGCGGCCTCATGACCGAGCAACGTTTTGGCGATCGCGCCGGAGGCCACGTCGCGAACGAGCACCGCCGGCTTGCCGCCCGCGAGTCCCGCGGTGGCCAGCCATTTGCCGTCGCGGCTGACGGCGGCCACGGTGGCCGGCGCTTCGTCGGCGCCGCCCAGCGCACGTGGCGCAGGGGTGTCGAGCTTCCAGGTGGCGACGAGGCCGTCGGCGCCGCCCGACGCGGCCTGGTTACCGTTGGGGTGAAGGGCGACCGATTCGACGGACGCGCCAAAGCCCTCGATCTTGACGACGGGCTGGCCGCCGGCGACGTCCCAGACGCGAAGGGTCTTATCGGCGCCGCCGCTGACCAGCCGCGCGCCATTGCTCTGGAACCGCAGGCCCGTGACGGCGCCGGCGTGGCCCGCGAACGTCTTGGCAATTTGCCCGCTGGCCAGATCGAACACCTGAATCGGGCCTTCGGCGGTGGCAACGGCCAACAGCTTCTTATCCGGGCTGAGGGCCACAGCCGTCGCCGCGCCGGTCAGGCCGGCAAGGGAGCGTGCGGCCCCCGCGGGGGCGGCCCAGACGCGGATGTTATTGTCGCCGCCGCCCGAAGCAATCCGCTCGCCCGCGCCGAGAACGGCCAGAGCCTGCACGGGCTGAGGCGTGTCGATGCGACCGGCCGGCGCGCCGTCGGCGACTTGCCAGATGCGAATCGACTTGTCGAGCGAGCCGGAAACGAGCTTCGTGCCATCGGGCGAGAAGCGCAGCGCGCTAACCGCGGCCGTGTGCCCGGCCAGCGAACGGGCTGGCTGGCCCGTCGAAAGATCCCACAACTTGATGCTGTTGTCGGCGGCGGCGGTGGCCAGCCATTTGCCATCGGCGCTGACCGCGATCGTCTGCGCGCCGTCCGCGGCGGCCGTGTCGAAATTGGTCAAACGCACGTCCCGCGGCCGCTGCCAAATCTTGATGTCGCGATAGCCGCCGGAGGCCAAGAGCATGCCGTCCTGACTGAAGGCCAGCGATTGAATGAGATCGAGATCGGCGACGCCGGGCTGGCTGTAGATGCCCGACTTCAACAGCTCGGGATCGGTAAGCCGGCAGACGAAGCGGCCGGTGGGCAGGTGATAGACGAAAATCTGGTTGGCCCGGCCGCAGGCGGCGAATTGCCCGTCGGGCGTGACGGCCACGGCATAGATCGGATTGACGCCGGGCGGCAGCGATTGCCATTTGATCTCGCCCGACTGTCCCGTGACGATGCCGCCGGCGCCTTGGTCGATCCAGAGCTTGATGAGGCCCAGTTCTTGCGGCGTGAGGGCCTTGGCGGCCACCTTGTTGCCCGACGGAGGCATGAGCGAATCGACGCTGCCGGTGGCCCGGCCGAGCAGCAGGCTTTCGGCGCTTTTCATGGGGACGGCGGCCGGTCCGCTGTCGCCGCCCTTGATGATCGACTGCGGCGTTTCGAGCACGAGACCGCTTTCGGCCTTGGTGGCGTTATGACAGGCCACGCAGTTCCGCTTCATGAGCGGCAGCACTTCTTTTTCGAAGTCGACCGGCGTATCGCGTTTGATTTCGGCGATGGGGATGACCTTGTCCTCAGCCGATGCCTGCCGCGCGAAGGTGGTGGCCGCAAGGACCGAAAGAGACGCAATCCAGATTGAACGGCGGTTCCGTGGCATGACGAGCTTCCAGGA
Encoded proteins:
- a CDS encoding c-type cytochrome domain-containing protein, whose product is MPRNRRSIWIASLSVLAATTFARQASAEDKVIPIAEIKRDTPVDFEKEVLPLMKRNCVACHNATKAESGLVLETPQSIIKGGDSGPAAVPMKSAESLLLGRATGSVDSLMPPSGNKVAAKALTPQELGLIKLWIDQGAGGIVTGQSGEIKWQSLPPGVNPIYAVAVTPDGQFAACGRANQIFVYHLPTGRFVCRLTDPELLKSGIYSQPGVADLDLIQSLAFSQDGMLLASGGYRDIKIWQRPRDVRLTNFDTAAADGAQTIAVSADGKWLATAAADNSIKLWDLSTGQPARSLAGHTAAVSALRFSPDGTKLVSGSLDKSIRIWQVADGAPAGRIDTPQPVQALAVLGAGERIASGGGDNNIRVWAAPAGAARSLAGLTGAATAVALSPDKKLLAVATAEGPIQVFDLASGQIAKTFAGHAGAVTGLRFQSNGARLVSGGADKTLRVWDVAGGQPVVKIEGFGASVESVALHPNGNQAASGGADGLVATWKLDTPAPRALGGADEAPATVAAVSRDGKWLATAGLAGGKPAVLVRDVASGAIAKTLLGHEAAITAVAFSADAAKLVSGSQDKTARVWNLADGQPISKFAGHTQAVTAVAFDAGGGQVVSGAADNSLKLWNVADGAELKSFAGHGGPIVGVAMTSNNQRVISASADQTVRSWNPADGQQTGSIAVGAVATAFALSRDDSRVAVGCADNTVKVFQLGDGKLLANLTGHAAGVASVGFSADGMRLVSAGAGERAIAWDVARAALIESFSLEGGVTFVQFAANPNEILTGSAGKLVQQLTLHFQRPFIGHTGKISGLVYSNDGGLVLTAGADGTVRGFQTGDGAQRYAAQAGGPVHALAISPDGNWLATAGEDKTVRVFNVGNGSPGPKPPFAGFTAPVKSVAFSADGQLVIGGGTESIAFNLTSGEAVQAFVEQTGIVGLASAGEKGELVVSASADKSIRVWPLLALRQIPGHGQPITALTNMPAANQLLSGSQDGSVRLWNVDNGQQMQQLNYGAPVTSVAVRPDGQRIAAAGASNVVRLWNGQNFQQVAELKGDYRLQFQAAEMERAVAARKNEAAAEVAAVKAAENAAKAETDNVKKAMDAKTAADKSLAEKTEPAKKAADEKTAADKVAADAAAAAKTADEAKANAAKAVTDADAANKTAVEAVAKAQTALNADANNQDLVKAKQAADQAAADAAAKLKAAKDTMVAADKTAADAAAKLKTANDDLAAKTKVANDMEAARKSAETTKLAADKAVDSANVAAKRAAEAIPVAQQVQQAAEARQKQAEADLETAKKATTAGELPLRGVAFSPDNLELAVAGDDKLVHTFNAETGAAGEVFGGQAGPVLAVAYASPTKIVSASADKSATVFNTLAEWSLARVIGGGATSPLVDRVTALDFSPDGKLLASGGGDPSRSGELKLWNVADGALARDMPEAHSDTVLGIDFSPDGKLMASGAADKFIKVFDVASGKFVRSFEGHTHHVLGVRWRADGKVLASCGADNVVKVWDFVTGDQLRTIQGFGKEVTSLNFVGSTSLALVSSGDKTVRLYNVDNAQQQRAFGGGADFMYAAATTPDGKLALAGGQDSVLRVWNEENGQELRKFEPPPSVAPPQQAAK